GGCTGAGATACTTTAATATGTTAAGTCTGAGTTACATAAAACATAGGCTGACTTACAAAACATTACTAAACAAAGTAGTAGTAGTAGCAAAGTAACGACACTCCAACCCCACAAACAAACACATTCCTCAAACACCGACCCTGACTCATACATTCTTCTCCTTTTCTCTCAGATGCTGTCTtcattacttcaatctctttctccaACCGAGCAACGCTAAGTCTGAATTCTGAGATGTCTTTGTTCATGCCACTTATCAGTGAATTAATATCCTCAACCTCTTCAACCAAACACTCATCCGCCCATTTGAATAAATGTCTCTGTTTTCACAATATAACCAGATCTAAGTACTACGTTACAGAACATGCGAAATAAGAACCAAAACGAACCTTATTATATCGTTTTCCGCAGCAATAGTACAATCTTCCTGGATTTGTAGCGGTTCCAGATGTAGAAATGTAACAGGGTTTACCACACCAACACTGTTTCGGCGTTCCTCTTTCCGCGTTCAAACGGCGTCTGTGAGAATTTCCTGAAACGCATGATGAAGAAGACATTTTGATTCTCAAAACAATTTCAGAAACGAAATGGAATTACATGGAATTAGGGTGAGAAAGACGACATGATGAAACGGCATCGTTTCCACACGCgccataattaaaataatatttaaatgtgtcGATATTGTAAATCCCTCGACACATGC
This genomic stretch from Brassica napus cultivar Da-Ae chromosome C9, Da-Ae, whole genome shotgun sequence harbors:
- the LOC125592571 gene encoding uncharacterized protein At4g04775-like; the encoded protein is MSSSSCVSGNSHRRRLNAERGTPKQCWCGKPCYISTSGTATNPGRLYYCCGKRYNKRHLFKWADECLVEEVEDINSLISGMNKDISEFRLSVARLEKEIEVMKTASERKGEECMSQGRCLRNVFVCGVGVSLLCYYYYFV